The Hemiscyllium ocellatum isolate sHemOce1 chromosome 22, sHemOce1.pat.X.cur, whole genome shotgun sequence genome includes a region encoding these proteins:
- the bnip3 gene encoding BCL2/adenovirus E1B 19 kDa protein-interacting protein 3, giving the protein MSERHSNQEEILQGSWVELHYNNNGSNESSTQNGAQEQVPAPASILNGEMEKILLDAQHESGRTSSRGSSHCDSPPRSLTPQQPRCNSEIDTHSNGEKNSSQSEEDYLERKREVENIMKKNADWIWDWSSRPENIPPKEFQFKHPKRSATLSMRNTGVMKKGGIFSAEFLKVFLPSLLISHMLAIGLGIYIGRRLSTPSSAV; this is encoded by the exons ATGAGCGAACGGCACAGTAACCAGGAGGAGATCCTGCAGG GATCTTGGGTAGAGTTGCACTACAATAACAATGGCAGCAATGAAAGCAGCACACAAAATGGAGCACAGGAACAGGTTCCAGCACCCGCTTCAATCCTCAATGGGGAAATGGAAAAAATACTTCTAGATGCTCAACATGAATCAGGCCGAACCAGCTCCCGAGGAAGTTCTCACTGTGACAG CCCTCCACGTTCGTTGACTCCTCAGCAGCCTCGCTGCAATTCAGAAATAGATACACATAgcaatggagagaaaaacagctcACAG TCTGAAGAAGATTAtcttgaaagaaagagagaagtagAAAACATAATGAAGAAAAATGCTGATTGGATCTGGGATTGGTCAAGCAGGCCTGAAAATATCCCCCCAAA GGAATTCCAGTTTAAACACCCAAAGCGTTCTGCCACGCTGAGTATGAGGAATACTGGAGTCATGAAAAAAGGTGGCATTTTCTCAGCTGAATTTCTGAAAGTCTTCCTACCTTCCTTGCTCATCTCCCACATGTTAGCTATTGGTTTGGG AATCTACATAGGCAGACGCTTAAGTACCCCATCCAGTGCTGTTTAA